From a single Lolium rigidum isolate FL_2022 chromosome 7, APGP_CSIRO_Lrig_0.1, whole genome shotgun sequence genomic region:
- the LOC124675830 gene encoding U-box domain-containing protein 4-like: MVSLAGSQILSPTHGPCTTTSASSTRRPGHSMRTIRSALLHPDSPPGPASRPRATAHTSDADSDMENLTDSVIDFRLSELAATAGPTHPAAVAKSSSANAAATDMLDLSRDFSDYSSFNSDISGELQRLAAAASASATPARSDPTVDLNDLESMDLSEAASPLSHIEPFIHACVRALSPDSPPDARRGAAARIRLLAKHRSDIRALVGSSGAIPALVPLLRSTDPTTQENAVTALLNLSLEDRNRTAITAAGAIKPLVYALRTGTAPAKQNAACALLSLSGTEDNRATIGACGAVAPLVALLSAGSTRGKKDALTTLYRLCSARRNKERAVSAGAVVPLVHLIGERGTGTSEKAMVVLASLASIPEGRDAVVEAGGIPALVETIEDGPAREKEFAVVALLQLCSESSSNRALLVREGAIPPLVALSQSGSARAKHKAETLLGYLREQRQGGGCRAGLGAATSMAR, translated from the exons ATGGTCTCGCTCGCCGGCTCCCAGATCCTCTCGCCAACCCACGGCCCCTGcaccaccacctccgcctcctctacCCGCCGCCCGGGCCACTCCATGCGCACCATCCGCTCCGCCCTCCTCCACCCGGACTCGCCCCCAGGGCCCGCCTCCCGCCCGCGCGCCACCGCCCACACCTCCGACGCGGACTCCGACATGGAGAACCTCACCGACTCCGTAATCGACTTCCGCCTCAGCGAGCTAGCAGCCACCGCAGGCCCCACCCACCCAGCGGCCGTCGCCAAGTCCTCCTCCGCCAACGCGGCCGCCACCGACATGCTCGACCTCTCCCGCGACTTCTCCGACTACTCCAGCTTCAACTCCGACATCTCCGGCGAGCTccagcgcctcgccgccgccgcctccgcctccgccacgcCCGCCAGATCCGACCCCACCGTGGATCTAAACGACCTCGAGTCCATGGATCTCTCCGAAGCCGCCTCCCCGCTCTCCCACATCGAGCCCTTCATCCACGCCTGCGTCCGCGCCCTCTCCCCGGACTCCCCGCCCGACGCGCGGCGCGGGGCCGCCGCCCGCATCCGCCTCCTCGCCAAGCACCGCTCCGACATCCGCGCCCTGGTCGGCTCCTCCGGCGCCATCCCCGCCCTAGTCCCGCTCCTCCGCAGCACCGACCCCACCACCCAGGAAAACGCGGTCACGGCCCTCCTCAACCTCTCGCTCGAGGACCGCAACCGCACCGCCATCACGGCGGCCGGCGCCATCAAGCCGCTCGTCTACGCGCTGCGCACGGGGACGGCCCCCGCCAAGCAGAACGCCGCCTGCGCGCTGCTCTCGCTCTCCGGGACCGAGGACAACCGCGCCACCATCGGGGCCTGCGGCGCCGTCGCGCCGCTCGTGGCGCTCCTCTCCGCGGGCTCCACGCGCGGGAAGAAGGACGCGCTCACCACGCTCTACCGCCTCTGCTCCGCGCGCAGGAACAAGGAGCGCGCCGTCAGCGCCGGCGCCGTCGTGCCGCTCGTGCACCTCATCGGGGAGCGCGGCACGGGCACGTCCGAGAAGGCCATGGTGGTCCTCGCTAGCCTCGCCAGCATTCCTGAGGGCCGTGATGCCGTGGTGGAGGCCGGCGGGATTCCGGCCCTGGTTGAGACCATCGAGGACGGGCCTGCCAGGGAGAAGGAGTTCGCGGTCGTCGCtctgctgcagctctgctccgagTCTTCCAGCAACCGGGCGCTTCTTGTTCGAGAAGGGGCCATCCCGCCGCTTGTCGCGCTCTCGCAGTCTGGCTCTGCTCGTGCAAAGCACAAG gCTGAGACTTTGCTTGGCTACCTGCGCGAGCAGCGGCAGGGTGGCGGCTGCAGAGCTGGACTGGGCGCAGCTACGAGCATGGCTCGGTAG